One region of Aquamicrobium lusatiense genomic DNA includes:
- a CDS encoding ABC transporter substrate-binding protein produces MTRNFWMGCIAAGAVLAAPAAFASEIKVANVGDMRSAIPAGATDPGTQVPQVQIYEGLLTWREDGSVAPMLAADMPEISGDGLTYVFTLREGLSFHDDTPVTATSVAKTWNWYLNAENAWVCRAYFDGSGQVKIESVEALSDLQVSFMLAHPAPQLLTQMARTDCQEGAIMAESMVDSPERPTVPVGTGPFKVEDIRPGQEIVLTRFDKYKSRSEPTDGFAGKKEALVDKIRLVIIPDPAATSGALLAGNIDLWPRIDLSYAQALAAAPGLTVDSSATPSIYTLAIQTKAGALQNPALRRAVNYAIDRKAMVEALTENMATASSTIVPASSQFYRGTVENGFDYNPEKVAELLVEADYQGEPIVITTNKNYPMMFETGVMVQGYLQAASINAQLDIADFATQFSRYNTGNYEMATWNYNPSADPSLVIDRFTGAKDTQASKLWTNPEARALTDQLLRTPIAEQQPIYDALHEMFIQDAPMIVWGTGEVTSAYKSSLKGYAAWTGRLPRLWGVSLQ; encoded by the coding sequence ATGACCCGGAATTTTTGGATGGGATGCATCGCTGCCGGAGCTGTTCTTGCCGCTCCGGCAGCTTTCGCCAGCGAGATAAAGGTCGCCAATGTCGGCGATATGCGCTCAGCCATTCCGGCTGGCGCCACCGATCCGGGCACGCAGGTTCCCCAGGTCCAGATCTATGAGGGCTTGCTGACATGGCGCGAAGACGGTTCGGTGGCACCGATGCTGGCTGCCGATATGCCGGAGATCTCCGGGGACGGGCTGACCTATGTCTTCACCTTACGGGAGGGGCTGTCCTTCCATGATGACACGCCAGTCACCGCCACTTCCGTCGCCAAGACCTGGAACTGGTATCTGAATGCGGAAAACGCATGGGTGTGCCGCGCCTATTTCGACGGCAGCGGACAGGTGAAGATCGAATCCGTCGAGGCGCTTTCCGATTTGCAGGTGTCCTTCATGCTTGCCCACCCTGCGCCGCAACTGCTGACGCAGATGGCCCGCACGGATTGTCAGGAGGGGGCAATCATGGCCGAGTCCATGGTCGACAGCCCTGAGCGACCCACAGTCCCTGTCGGCACCGGCCCCTTCAAGGTCGAAGATATCCGCCCGGGTCAGGAGATCGTGCTCACCAGATTCGACAAATACAAGTCGCGCAGTGAACCCACCGACGGCTTCGCCGGCAAGAAGGAAGCGCTCGTGGACAAGATCAGGCTGGTGATCATCCCCGATCCGGCGGCTACCAGCGGCGCCCTTCTGGCAGGGAACATCGATCTGTGGCCGCGTATTGACCTCAGCTACGCCCAGGCGCTGGCCGCTGCGCCGGGTCTCACGGTCGACAGCTCCGCCACGCCGTCCATCTATACGCTTGCCATTCAGACGAAGGCCGGGGCATTGCAGAATCCTGCGCTGCGCCGTGCCGTCAATTATGCCATCGATCGGAAGGCGATGGTTGAGGCGCTGACGGAAAACATGGCGACGGCCAGTTCTACCATCGTCCCGGCGTCGTCGCAATTCTATCGCGGTACCGTTGAAAACGGCTTCGATTACAATCCCGAAAAGGTCGCCGAACTACTCGTCGAAGCAGATTATCAGGGCGAGCCGATCGTCATCACCACTAACAAGAACTACCCGATGATGTTCGAGACGGGCGTTATGGTGCAGGGTTATCTGCAAGCTGCAAGCATCAACGCACAGCTGGACATTGCCGATTTTGCCACGCAGTTCTCGCGATACAACACCGGTAATTACGAGATGGCGACCTGGAACTACAACCCGTCGGCAGACCCCAGCCTCGTGATCGACAGGTTCACCGGTGCGAAGGACACACAGGCGTCAAAGCTGTGGACCAACCCCGAAGCCCGCGCGCTTACCGATCAGCTGCTCCGCACGCCAATCGCCGAACAGCAGCCGATCTATGACGCCCTGCATGAGATGTTCATTCAGGATGCGCCCATGATCGTCTGGGGGACGGGCGAGGTAACGTCTGCCTATAAATCCAGCCTTAAGGGCTATGCTGCCTGGACTGGTCGCCTGCCAAGGTTGTGGGGCGTCAGCCTGCAATAA
- a CDS encoding acetolactate synthase large subunit: MSRTGADRLCEALLKLGVDTCFSNPGTSEMHFVAALDRRPEMRYVPGLFEGVVTGAADGYGRMTDRPAATLLHLGPGLANGLANLHNARRAATPVINIVGEHSTEHLPLDAPLTSDIESLARPMSSFVRRMERAEHIEADVAAAWSAAMTGVVSTLILPADLSWAESKAPADVEIPAVPTPSSVDEDLLSRVVAALKDRGGKVGFVLSGLALREAALADAGRIAAQTGARFFAQGSNGRMERGRGRVAIEKLSYQAAPGRAQLAGLEIIVLIGAAEPVTFFGYPTGSGRLAPCEAAIIDLAGPQHDLAAILARIADLAGARSLPPQPLASMAAPAVPDSSSVDRLTVRAINHAIADRLPENAIVCDEVISSAGFYDLSHEAAPHDYLQLTGGAIGIGIPLATGAAIACPDRKIVALQADGSGMYTLQGLWTQAREGLDVVTIIFANHSYAILHGEMRKLGVEEARRNVGRMLDLDAPRLDWVRLAAGMGVPAGRATTVSRFWHLLDDALRQRGPYLIEASLA; encoded by the coding sequence ATGTCCAGAACAGGAGCCGACCGGCTGTGCGAGGCCTTGCTGAAGCTGGGCGTGGACACCTGCTTCTCAAATCCGGGCACATCGGAAATGCATTTTGTGGCGGCGCTCGATCGCCGCCCTGAAATGCGCTATGTGCCTGGCCTTTTCGAAGGGGTGGTGACAGGTGCCGCCGACGGGTATGGGCGCATGACCGACAGGCCGGCCGCAACCTTGCTGCATCTGGGACCGGGACTGGCGAATGGCCTTGCCAATCTGCACAATGCCAGACGCGCCGCGACGCCGGTCATCAATATCGTAGGGGAGCATTCGACCGAGCATTTGCCACTCGATGCACCTTTGACGAGCGATATCGAATCTCTTGCCCGCCCTATGTCCTCCTTCGTTCGCCGCATGGAGCGCGCCGAACATATCGAGGCAGATGTGGCGGCAGCGTGGTCCGCAGCAATGACCGGTGTGGTCTCGACGCTTATCCTGCCGGCGGACCTTTCGTGGGCAGAGAGCAAAGCTCCGGCAGACGTCGAAATCCCGGCTGTGCCGACACCGTCTTCTGTTGATGAGGATCTGCTGTCACGGGTTGTCGCGGCGCTGAAGGACAGGGGCGGGAAGGTCGGCTTTGTTCTGTCGGGGTTGGCGCTGCGGGAAGCGGCTCTGGCTGACGCCGGCCGGATCGCCGCCCAAACCGGAGCGCGCTTCTTCGCTCAGGGATCGAACGGACGTATGGAGCGCGGCCGCGGCCGGGTGGCAATTGAAAAGCTTTCCTATCAGGCGGCGCCCGGTCGTGCGCAACTGGCGGGCCTTGAAATCATCGTCCTGATCGGCGCGGCCGAACCGGTCACATTCTTCGGCTATCCAACAGGTTCCGGACGGCTTGCGCCTTGCGAGGCGGCAATCATCGATCTTGCAGGTCCGCAGCACGATCTGGCCGCCATCCTTGCACGCATCGCCGATCTCGCCGGCGCACGGTCGCTCCCGCCACAACCACTCGCATCAATGGCAGCGCCAGCTGTCCCTGACAGCAGCTCTGTCGACCGGTTGACTGTCAGGGCCATCAACCACGCGATCGCCGACCGGCTTCCGGAAAATGCTATCGTGTGCGACGAGGTCATTTCCTCCGCCGGCTTCTACGATCTGTCGCATGAAGCAGCGCCTCACGACTATCTCCAGCTTACCGGCGGTGCCATAGGCATCGGCATACCGCTCGCCACGGGGGCTGCGATCGCATGCCCCGACCGGAAGATCGTGGCACTGCAGGCCGATGGCAGCGGCATGTACACGCTTCAGGGTCTGTGGACGCAGGCGCGCGAAGGGCTCGATGTTGTAACCATCATTTTTGCCAATCACAGCTACGCGATTCTGCATGGCGAAATGCGCAAACTGGGCGTTGAGGAAGCGCGGCGAAATGTCGGCCGCATGCTTGATCTCGATGCACCCCGGCTGGACTGGGTTCGTCTGGCAGCGGGCATGGGCGTGCCCGCAGGGCGCGCAACCACGGTCTCTCGGTTTTGGCATCTGTTAGACGACGCGTTGCGTCAGCGCGGCCCATATCTGATCGAGGCATCACTGGCATGA
- a CDS encoding hydantoinase B/oxoprolinase family protein: MSYEATQLAILANAFHAIADEMGAILIRSAFSTIVREARDCSTALLDAEGNVVAQAEMIPIHNGGLSEAFRAATAQLDLSGIGPDHSVFLNDPYAGGQHLNDFILFQPIIIDGELIGWAGNTAHHLDVGGGGAGINIDADELIQEGIVIPPLLIEMSRDLHGGAIERLIFANIRTPELGRGDFYAQLAANRTGVERMTELAGRVGVKAIREAMAETLLYAERRMRAAIATIPDGSWTGEASIDADVRGSTPLTVRVAVTVSEGDMTLDFEGTAPQVSSMFNSSRSSSLASAISAIRSVLADKTIPANDGCNRAITIDMPQGSFINPMPGRPVRARIEASYRVLDAIHDALSQAIPERVPAQGYNSTTGLYLTQARDNAPMRIYGDVLGGGYGGALGYDGAHALAGVLSSSRNTPIEAIEQIHPHLRMRHYRLVPDSCGAGEFRGGLGFSRAIEVLEDGVILSYYSDHFVYPPRGKNGGNDAATGSLRVLRGSEVINLPTTDVVPLMKGDIVELSVGGGAGWGAPEKRAPERVATDLADGLITRDFAQRHYSGQM, encoded by the coding sequence ATGAGTTATGAGGCGACCCAGCTCGCAATTCTGGCAAACGCGTTCCACGCGATCGCAGACGAAATGGGAGCGATCCTGATACGCTCGGCCTTCTCCACGATCGTGCGCGAGGCGCGCGACTGTTCGACGGCGTTGCTGGATGCAGAGGGCAATGTCGTTGCCCAGGCGGAGATGATCCCGATCCACAATGGCGGGTTGAGCGAAGCGTTCCGGGCGGCGACGGCCCAACTCGATCTGTCGGGAATCGGCCCCGATCATTCCGTCTTCCTCAACGATCCCTATGCCGGTGGCCAGCATCTCAACGACTTTATCCTTTTCCAGCCGATCATCATCGACGGAGAGCTGATCGGATGGGCGGGAAATACCGCTCACCATCTGGATGTGGGCGGCGGTGGTGCTGGCATCAATATCGATGCCGATGAGCTGATTCAGGAAGGCATCGTCATCCCGCCATTGCTGATTGAAATGTCCCGGGATCTTCACGGTGGCGCGATTGAGCGGCTGATCTTTGCCAATATCCGCACTCCAGAGCTTGGGCGCGGCGATTTTTACGCCCAGCTTGCGGCCAACCGCACCGGGGTCGAGCGGATGACGGAACTGGCGGGCCGGGTTGGCGTCAAGGCCATCCGGGAGGCCATGGCCGAAACATTGCTTTATGCAGAGCGGCGCATGCGCGCGGCGATTGCGACCATTCCGGATGGAAGCTGGACTGGTGAGGCGTCGATCGATGCTGACGTGCGCGGCTCCACGCCACTGACCGTGCGGGTGGCGGTGACAGTGTCGGAAGGTGATATGACGCTGGATTTCGAGGGCACTGCCCCTCAGGTTTCCAGCATGTTCAACTCTTCGCGCTCATCTTCGCTCGCCTCCGCGATCTCGGCCATTCGCAGCGTTCTGGCTGACAAGACCATTCCGGCGAATGATGGCTGCAATCGCGCCATCACCATCGACATGCCGCAGGGATCGTTCATCAACCCGATGCCGGGTCGTCCGGTGCGGGCAAGGATCGAGGCATCGTACCGGGTGCTGGATGCCATCCATGACGCCCTTTCGCAGGCGATCCCCGAGCGTGTGCCGGCGCAGGGCTATAATTCGACAACGGGCCTTTATCTCACACAGGCCCGCGACAACGCCCCGATGCGGATTTACGGCGATGTGTTGGGCGGCGGCTATGGCGGCGCGCTCGGCTATGATGGCGCTCATGCGCTTGCCGGCGTCCTCAGTTCAAGCCGCAACACCCCGATCGAAGCCATCGAGCAGATTCATCCTCATCTGCGCATGCGCCATTACCGGCTGGTGCCTGACAGCTGCGGTGCGGGCGAGTTTCGTGGCGGGCTTGGTTTTTCGCGCGCCATAGAGGTGCTCGAGGACGGTGTAATCCTGAGCTATTACTCCGATCATTTCGTCTACCCGCCGCGAGGCAAGAATGGTGGAAACGATGCGGCGACAGGATCGCTGAGGGTGTTGCGGGGTAGCGAAGTCATCAACCTTCCCACAACCGATGTCGTACCGCTCATGAAAGGCGACATAGTCGAGCTTTCTGTCGGCGGCGGGGCCGGATGGGGCGCGCCGGAGAAGCGCGCTCCCGAACGGGTCGCGACAGATCTGGCGGACGGGCTCATCACAAGGGATTTCGCGCAACGGCACTATAGCGGGCAGATGTGA
- a CDS encoding FMN-binding negative transcriptional regulator, with translation MLYRARRHDYPEEAGVELVRRLKFGMVVSIFEDELQFSHIPVLPDVVDGRLVRIRGHFARANPHWRALEADPRATIIFNGPNAYVSAQWYTPGHPAAPTWNYAVVHVSGLVRLAASEAETSEIVDDLVRLNEAELPAQWPLESYSPERRAALLPHIIGFELGVTAFDPKFKLSQTYADVDKRSAAAGLKSRGTDAAREIADLMLSTVSQDGSATGVDVTQRLREREEAARRGDGETTQKS, from the coding sequence ATGCTCTACAGAGCCAGGCGGCATGACTACCCTGAAGAAGCCGGCGTCGAACTGGTGAGGCGGCTGAAATTCGGCATGGTCGTGTCGATATTTGAAGACGAATTGCAATTCTCGCACATTCCTGTGCTGCCGGATGTGGTGGATGGCCGTCTCGTGCGGATCAGGGGGCACTTTGCACGGGCCAACCCTCATTGGCGTGCACTTGAAGCCGACCCACGCGCGACAATCATCTTCAACGGCCCGAATGCCTATGTCTCGGCCCAGTGGTACACGCCCGGGCACCCGGCGGCACCGACATGGAACTATGCAGTCGTACATGTCAGCGGGCTGGTCCGGCTGGCTGCCAGCGAAGCGGAGACAAGCGAAATCGTCGACGATCTGGTCCGGCTGAACGAGGCTGAACTGCCCGCGCAATGGCCGCTTGAAAGCTACAGTCCCGAGCGCAGGGCGGCCTTGCTGCCTCACATCATCGGCTTTGAACTCGGCGTGACTGCTTTCGACCCGAAGTTCAAGCTGAGCCAGACCTATGCCGACGTCGACAAACGTTCTGCCGCCGCCGGTCTGAAAAGTCGCGGGACTGATGCCGCAAGAGAAATCGCCGACCTTATGCTGTCCACCGTCTCGCAGGATGGCAGTGCAACAGGGGTCGATGTCACCCAGCGGCTTCGCGAACGCGAGGAAGCGGCGCGCCGTGGCGACGGCGAAACGACACAGAAATCATGA
- a CDS encoding acyclic terpene utilization AtuA family protein, producing the protein MRPIRIGAGAGYSGDRIEPAVELVEDGGLDYLVFECLAERTIALAQKAKLHDGKAGFDPLLTERMMAVLPGCVKRGIRIITNMGAANPVEAAREVARTARKLGFAGLRVAAVTGDNVIDVLDPASELLERPGTVASLGNRIVSANAYLGIDGIVDALNMDAQVIVTGRISDPALFVAPLVHGFGWRRDDWAMLGQATVIGHLLECAGQVTGGYFADPGFKDVPDLARLGFPIAEVSADGCAVLTKVPQSGGRLTVATCKEQLVYEILDPAAYVQPDVIADFTHVRLAEIEKDRIAVSGGSGHARPERLKVSVGYRDSFVGEGQISYAGSGALARARLALDIVAERLKLTGVAMAESRFELIGVNAVDVRNDTVTSHEPREVRARVVARTDTMQDAVRIGNEVETLYTNGPAGGGGVTKSAKEVVAVVSTLIPRASVAPHVHIEVA; encoded by the coding sequence ATGAGACCGATCAGAATTGGAGCCGGCGCGGGATATTCGGGAGACCGGATCGAACCCGCGGTCGAACTCGTCGAAGATGGCGGGCTCGACTATCTCGTCTTTGAGTGTCTGGCGGAGCGCACCATTGCGCTGGCGCAGAAGGCAAAGCTGCATGATGGCAAAGCCGGATTCGATCCGCTGCTCACGGAGCGGATGATGGCTGTGCTGCCCGGTTGCGTGAAGCGGGGCATTCGCATCATCACCAATATGGGGGCCGCCAATCCGGTCGAGGCAGCCCGCGAAGTTGCGCGAACGGCGCGTAAGCTTGGCTTTGCCGGTCTCAGGGTCGCCGCCGTTACCGGCGACAATGTGATCGATGTGCTGGATCCCGCCAGCGAACTCCTCGAACGGCCCGGTACGGTCGCCTCTCTTGGCAACCGCATTGTTTCGGCAAATGCCTATCTGGGAATCGACGGCATAGTCGATGCCCTAAACATGGATGCGCAGGTTATCGTCACCGGACGTATCAGCGATCCTGCATTGTTCGTTGCGCCTCTCGTTCATGGCTTCGGCTGGCGCAGAGACGACTGGGCTATGCTCGGTCAGGCGACTGTAATCGGCCATCTCCTTGAATGCGCAGGACAGGTGACCGGCGGATATTTTGCGGATCCCGGCTTTAAGGATGTGCCGGATCTGGCGCGGCTCGGATTTCCGATTGCCGAAGTCAGCGCTGACGGCTGCGCGGTCCTGACGAAAGTTCCGCAATCGGGGGGGCGCCTTACAGTGGCGACGTGCAAGGAGCAGCTTGTCTATGAAATCCTAGATCCGGCTGCCTATGTGCAGCCCGACGTGATCGCTGATTTCACCCACGTGCGCCTTGCCGAGATTGAAAAGGATCGGATTGCGGTGAGCGGAGGAAGCGGACATGCCCGGCCCGAGCGCCTCAAGGTTTCCGTCGGATATCGGGACAGTTTCGTCGGGGAGGGGCAGATTTCCTATGCCGGGTCGGGAGCTCTGGCGCGGGCCCGTCTGGCGCTGGACATCGTGGCCGAGCGGCTGAAGCTGACCGGTGTTGCCATGGCGGAAAGCAGGTTTGAACTGATTGGAGTGAATGCCGTTGATGTACGCAACGATACGGTGACATCCCATGAGCCTCGCGAAGTTCGCGCCAGAGTGGTTGCCAGAACCGATACGATGCAGGACGCAGTCAGGATCGGCAACGAGGTCGAAACTCTTTATACCAACGGGCCCGCCGGAGGCGGCGGCGTGACGAAGAGCGCCAAGGAGGTCGTGGCTGTCGTCTCGACGCTGATACCGCGTGCAAGTGTAGCGCCGCACGTTCACATTGAGGTGGCCTGA
- a CDS encoding AtuA-related protein, which yields MQLRQIAHARSGDKGDISQISVIAFDEVAYKLISSQITTETIRELFGAVIHGKVERFELPHLGILNFVLYRALSTGVTRSLALDPHGKCFSSLLLEIPVKPYSVEDLDRKNSADSG from the coding sequence ATGCAGTTGCGCCAGATTGCCCATGCCCGCTCGGGCGATAAGGGCGACATCTCGCAGATTTCCGTCATCGCTTTCGATGAGGTTGCCTACAAGCTGATCTCCTCTCAGATTACCACTGAAACGATAAGGGAACTTTTCGGTGCGGTCATTCATGGCAAGGTCGAACGATTTGAATTACCGCATCTCGGTATTCTGAATTTTGTTCTATATCGCGCATTGTCTACAGGGGTTACGCGATCGCTTGCGCTTGACCCGCACGGCAAGTGCTTCAGCTCTCTTTTGCTGGAGATTCCAGTTAAGCCGTACTCTGTTGAAGATCTGGATCGAAAAAATTCCGCGGATAGTGGATAA
- a CDS encoding LysR substrate-binding domain-containing protein, translated as MAQRPRANNLELRHLRYFLAVAEAMNFGQAADRLNIAQPGLSQQIKMLEQIIGVVLFDRSRRQLRMTLAGELFLPEVQKIFAQVEHGVQTAQRAGRGEIGRLAIGYVGSAAYTGALTRLVGTFRKTHPYINLDIAEMEMLRQLDAIAQGVLDVGFIRPPVPLPEGVASVTVMREELMIVLPHSHPRAQQPVIFFGDLQEETFITPQHPHLVSFNAHTIEAGREAGFEPRIGAQGRDFMTIASMVSVGLGIALVPQSVQCIQLPNVVYRPLSGTTPLAELAVAYRRGDASAAVRHFISLARKIARIMHEEQAAAASQAGSSSDG; from the coding sequence ATGGCTCAGCGTCCCCGGGCAAACAATCTGGAACTGCGCCACTTGCGATATTTCCTGGCGGTGGCCGAAGCCATGAATTTCGGTCAGGCTGCTGACCGCCTGAACATCGCCCAGCCGGGCCTGAGCCAGCAGATAAAGATGCTTGAACAGATCATCGGCGTGGTATTGTTCGATCGCTCACGTCGTCAGTTGCGAATGACCCTTGCAGGTGAATTATTCCTGCCTGAGGTTCAGAAGATCTTCGCGCAGGTTGAACATGGCGTGCAGACAGCCCAGCGGGCGGGTCGTGGTGAAATCGGACGGCTGGCTATCGGCTATGTCGGTTCAGCTGCCTATACAGGGGCGCTCACCCGCCTGGTCGGGACATTTCGTAAGACTCATCCCTACATCAATCTTGATATTGCCGAAATGGAAATGCTCCGGCAGCTCGACGCTATTGCGCAAGGCGTTTTGGATGTGGGCTTTATTCGTCCACCAGTCCCGCTACCCGAAGGGGTGGCTTCTGTTACCGTCATGAGGGAAGAGTTGATGATTGTGTTGCCACACTCTCACCCGCGAGCGCAGCAACCCGTCATTTTCTTTGGCGATCTCCAGGAAGAGACATTCATTACACCTCAGCATCCGCACCTGGTCAGTTTCAATGCCCATACGATCGAAGCGGGCAGGGAAGCAGGCTTTGAGCCTCGCATAGGCGCTCAGGGTCGGGATTTCATGACGATCGCCAGTATGGTTTCGGTCGGACTCGGCATCGCCCTCGTGCCACAGTCGGTGCAATGCATCCAGCTGCCCAACGTCGTCTACCGTCCCTTAAGCGGCACGACACCGCTGGCTGAACTTGCGGTGGCCTATCGCCGTGGGGATGCCTCAGCGGCCGTACGGCATTTCATTTCCCTGGCGCGTAAGATTGCTCGCATCATGCATGAGGAGCAGGCGGCCGCAGCCTCTCAGGCCGGTTCATCCTCTGACGGTTGA
- a CDS encoding CaiB/BaiF CoA transferase family protein yields the protein MGPLKGIKVIDLTSVLMGPFATQYLGDFGADVIKVEPPSGDLMRNVGPSRSPGMGPLFLNSNRSKRSVALNLKTPEGRELLLELCRDADVLVYNVRPAAMKRLGLSWEDVRAVNPRLIYAGLYGYGQNGRYAARPAYDDLIQGGSTLSHLFLLSGSASPRYVPAAIADRIVGLTALSGILAALIGRGETGPGQRVDVPMFETMVSFVLSDHLGGLTFDPPLDQGGYVRQLAADRRPLPTADGHVCALLYTDDHWRRFLKAIGDEGLLERDERFATFQSRMENVAHVYGWLTELFRSRTSSDWIDLLDAADVPVMAMHTFESVLRDPHLADAGFFRPADHPSEGATITMANPVHMSKTTLEIDRLAPRLGEHSVEVLRHLGLTCERITDLLERGITFQPSEDEPA from the coding sequence ATGGGACCGCTGAAAGGTATAAAGGTTATCGATCTCACCTCTGTTCTGATGGGACCGTTCGCTACCCAGTACCTTGGTGACTTCGGAGCCGACGTTATAAAGGTGGAACCACCAAGCGGTGATCTGATGCGCAATGTCGGCCCATCGCGCTCACCGGGAATGGGACCTCTCTTTCTCAATTCCAACCGTTCCAAGCGTTCGGTCGCACTCAATCTCAAAACTCCCGAAGGGCGCGAATTGCTGCTGGAGCTATGCCGCGATGCCGATGTACTGGTCTACAATGTGCGCCCGGCCGCAATGAAGCGTCTCGGTCTTTCATGGGAAGATGTCCGCGCCGTAAATCCACGGCTGATTTACGCCGGGCTTTATGGCTATGGCCAGAATGGGCGCTATGCCGCCCGGCCTGCCTATGACGACCTCATCCAGGGCGGCTCGACGCTGTCGCATCTCTTCCTGCTTTCCGGGAGCGCCTCGCCACGTTATGTGCCTGCTGCGATCGCTGACCGAATTGTCGGGCTGACCGCATTGAGCGGAATACTGGCAGCCCTGATCGGGCGCGGTGAAACAGGTCCGGGGCAGCGGGTCGATGTTCCGATGTTCGAAACTATGGTGAGTTTCGTTCTCAGTGACCATCTGGGCGGCCTCACCTTCGATCCGCCTTTGGATCAGGGCGGGTATGTACGCCAGTTGGCTGCAGACCGCCGTCCTTTACCAACCGCTGACGGACATGTCTGCGCACTTCTTTATACCGATGACCACTGGCGACGCTTCCTGAAAGCGATCGGGGATGAGGGGCTTCTGGAACGGGATGAAAGGTTTGCCACTTTCCAGTCTCGCATGGAAAATGTCGCTCATGTCTATGGCTGGCTGACAGAATTGTTTCGCAGCCGCACTTCTTCGGACTGGATCGATTTGCTCGATGCAGCCGATGTGCCGGTGATGGCGATGCACACGTTCGAAAGCGTGCTGCGCGATCCTCATCTGGCCGATGCCGGTTTCTTTCGTCCTGCCGATCACCCGAGCGAAGGCGCGACGATTACCATGGCGAATCCGGTCCATATGTCGAAAACGACACTGGAGATTGACCGTCTGGCACCACGACTAGGCGAACACTCGGTTGAGGTTTTGCGTCATCTTGGTCTGACATGTGAGCGAATTACGGATCTGCTGGAGCGGGGGATCACCTTTCAACCGTCAGAGGATGAACCGGCCTGA